The Sesamum indicum cultivar Zhongzhi No. 13 linkage group LG2, S_indicum_v1.0, whole genome shotgun sequence genome contains a region encoding:
- the LOC105155648 gene encoding EG45-like domain containing protein: protein MAIQRVIVFTLIASSLISGSYAIAGTATYYNVYVPSSCYGFENQGTMIAAANAALFNNSAACGRRYRVRCTGSTNQGIPQPCRNGEITVKIVDMCPGCEANQVDLSLQAFATIADLDAGRINIDFNPA from the exons ATGGCCATCCAACGCGTTATAGTCTTCACGCTCATCGCCAGCAGCCTAATTTCCGGGTCCTATGCCATTGCTGGAACTGCCACCTACTATAATGTTTATGTTC CATCGTCATGCTATGGATTCGAGAATCAGGGCACGATGATAGCCGCAGCTAATGCTGCTCTGTTCAACAATAGTGCGGCCTGTGGGAGACGTTACAGGGTTCGATGCACTGGATCGACAAACCAAGGCATACCTCAGCCCTGCCGCAATGGTGAAATTACAGTGAAGATTGTTGATATGTGTCCAGGATGCGAAGCAAACCAGGTGGATCTGTCCCTGCAAGCTTTCGCCACCATTGCTGACCTTGATGCTGGAAGGATCAATATTGATTTTAACCC GGCTTGA